The Eublepharis macularius isolate TG4126 chromosome 3, MPM_Emac_v1.0, whole genome shotgun sequence genome has a window encoding:
- the LOC129326400 gene encoding LOW QUALITY PROTEIN: olfactory receptor 52N1-like (The sequence of the model RefSeq protein was modified relative to this genomic sequence to represent the inferred CDS: inserted 2 bases in 1 codon) encodes MAASNHTEGTLSYFILNGIPGLEAAHVWISLPFCSMYLIAMVGNCGLLYLIWTEEALHRPMYCFLSLLSITDLAGINSVMPKTLGILWFKLKEIDLSSCLAQMFFIHTLTGMESGVLMLMALDRFVAICYPLRYTAILTNSVIAKMGLATFLRGAVLMLPFPFLLRGLPFCRTNVIAHTYCXIDAIYGLVAASVIGGFDIFCIFMSYVLILRAVVGLSSKDARSKAVNTCTSHICAILITYTLAFFTFFTHRFGGHTIAPHIHILMANLYLLTPPMLNPIVYGVKTKQIRESVLKLFQQRKAISTHSP; translated from the exons ATGGCGGCATCTAACCACACTGAGGGCACCCTTTCCTACTTCATCCTGAATGGGATCCCGGGCCTTGAAGCTGCCCATGTCTGGATCTCCCTCCCCTTTTGCTCCATGTATCTCATTGCTATGGTGGGGAACTGCGGCCTCCTCTACCTCATCTGGACGGAGGAAGCTCTTCACAGGCCCATGTACTGCTTTCTCAGCCTGCTCTCCATCACTGACCTTGCTGGGATCAACTCCGTGATGCCCAAAACTTTAGGCATCTTGTGGTTCAAGCTGAAGGAGATTGACCTCAGCTCCTGCCTGGCCCAGATGTTCTTCATCCACACTCTCACCGGGATGGAGTCTGGGGTCCTCATGCTCATGGCCCTGGACCGATTTGTCGCCATCTGTTACCCTCTAAGGTACACCGCCATCTTGACCAACTCCGTCATTGCCAAGATGGGCCTGGCCACCTTTCTCCGAGGAGCTGTGTTGATGCTACCCTTCCCCTTCTTGCTCAGAGGATTGCCGTTCTGCCGCACAAATGTCATTGCTCACACCTACTG GATCGACGCCATCTACGGCTTGGTGGCAGCCTCAGTCATTGGAGGGTTTGACATCTTCTGCATTTTCATGTCTTATGTCTTGATCCTCCGAGCTGTTGTGGGATTATCCTCCAAGGATGCACGGAGCAAGGCCGTCAACACTTGCACTTCCCATATTTGTGCAATCCTTATCACCTACACTCTAGCATTCTTCACCTTTTTCACACATCGCTTTGGGGGTCACACCATCGCCCCCCATATTCACATCCTTATGGCCAACCTGTACTTGCTTACACCTCCCATGCTCAACCCTATTGTTTATGGGGTGAAGACCAAACAGATTCGGGAGAGCGTCCTGAAACTGTTCCAACAGAGAAAGGCAATTTCGActcattc